From uncultured Pseudodesulfovibrio sp.:
TACCATGAGGAATTTTCTTTGTATAAAAGGAGTGGCCGGGAACGGTGAACAAGATGGGTTTCAGGTTGTTTTTTTTCAGGTCTGCGATGAGTTTATCCAGAATGAGAACATTTTCTGCAAAGGTTTTCGGATAGAATTTTATATGTTCTTTTTGGGAAACGAGTTCCATTTTTGCTTGAGCTTTGGAATTTTCTTTGAGCTGATTGAAGTTTCCTCGGTGTATATTTTTGAAATAATCGGAATACACTTTTTTTTGGGTTGTATAGATGGACATTATGTAGTCGGGGTCAATAATTGTATATGCTTTGTTTACCTTCTGCTGAGTTTGAAGGGCATTGTGGTAGTCATCTAAAATATGGGAGTACCGTGTCACCATATCGTTTTTTCGCATGGAAAGATCGTAGTGCAGGCTGTAACGGGTAAGACCTATCAAGGCAAATTCGAGAGATTCAACATGGTACTTTGTGAGGATGTGTTTCCATATTTTTGCATCGAAGTATAAGTCTTGTCCGTTCATTGCGAAGTTGAATGTCGGTGTTCCCATCTTCTCTTCGAGTACTCCGAGCATGGCATAGGAAATACCCGTTACCATGCATCGGAAATCATTTGATCTGGGTGAAAAGTCATTAAGCCGAGACCTGAAGTAATGATCGTGAAACAGGGCATGCGTGTTCGTGATGCAATTTTCCGGTACTTCGAATTCTGACATGAGCTGGGGTACGATGACCTCATGATACGCTGAACAGACTACAACATGGTCGTATTTCCCGCTTTTCAGGATGGAAGGAGAAAAGACTGGCAGGCTACAGAATTCGGTTTCCCATTTGTTAGAATCGTTGTCGAGGAAACCCAAGACCCGAACGTGTGCCTTCATGAATTGTAGCAGGTGTTTACCTGCGCCCCCGGCACCGAATATGTATATTGATATGGTAGTTGTAGACATGGGGTATGCTGTTGTTGAGGTGTTTAAAGAAAGTTGTTTCAGCTAAAGTCAGGCACAGCTCAGGCTGCTTTTACCTTTTCGGTCATATCCACTGCAGAGAATAGAGGCGCTCCAATTCTTTTCGGCTTAGGGCTTCTTCACTCGTCATGTCCATGCCTTCTAATCGTGTTTTCCCTTTGAATCGAGAGGCTTCGATGAAGAGTTCTTCGTACTTATCGAATACCGTTCTGGGGGAAAATTGTTTTGACGTTTTCAGTGCGGCTTTGCCCATGCTCTCACGGAGAGCAGCGTCATCAAGCAGTGTCTTTAATGCCTGTGCAATAACGTCAGGATTCAGGTCGTCGAAAAGAAGTCCATTGATCCCGTTGACGATAATTTCATTGGTGCCGCCGCACTGTGCATATCCTATGGTAGGCAGGCCGTGGGCCATGGCCTCAAGCAGGGCATTGGGACATCCTTCAAATTCTGATGGGAACGCAAAAATTTGCGCATGCGTCAGCTTTTCATTGATGTCGTCGGTGGATTTGTGGACATATGCTTGTTCCGCAACATCTGCTTTGGCAATGGTTTGTTTCAGACTCTCTGCCAGTCTTCCTTCGCCGCCCCAAAAATGGAGTTCCCAATCGGGATAATTCGTTGCGATTAATCCGAAAGCTTTGGCGAGTAGAGGCTGATGCTTGTGTTCATCCATGCGGGCCACATTGATGATGATTTTTGGAGATTGATTCTTTCCAGTAGGGTCGGAAAGCGTTGTGGCCTGGGCAACCTGATTGGGAATAGCGCGGAGACGCTTTTGGAGGAATTCGGGATAATAAGGTCTGAAACCTTCCATTTGAAAGTGGATGAGGTCGGCTGTGGAAAGTACAGCCAGACGTTCTTCTCTGCTTCCCCAGCAAAAAGGCTCCATGAATGTGGGATCGGTCCTTTCTGAAAAGATGAGCGGCACGCCGGTGTTTTTGAGAATCGCTGGCCACATCAGGATCTCGCGGCTTGAACTCATGACAAGGATTGCATCCGGTGCCACGTCGAGAATTTGACGACGTACGTTCTCGTGGAATTGTGGGTCATTATGGTGGCGGAGAAGTTTGTCGCGATATTTTAGATGTTCTGAGGTGTCGAGGTGCAGAAGTTTTATACCATCGTCAAGTTGGAACAAGGGGGCTGAAGGTTTGGTGTCATTGACGAGAACTGTACATTGGTGGCCACGGCGAAACATGTCGTTGGCCAGTGCGGCTCCAGCACGTTGGCGCCCCCCTCGTCCCAGAGTCAGATTCCAGATAACAATCAGTAGATTCATCGATATCTCGCCGGATTATGTTCCCTTTTCGGAGTGATGGAGTTCTTCCATAAGGTCTCTCGATAATTGCAGGGAATGTTTTCCCGCCAGCTTGTAGCTTGCTGCAGCCCGTTTGAGATTGTCTATATCCGTGAAGTAATCTCCCTGGGACATGAGAAATAATGCCTGCACCTTTCTGCGTATGAAATTTTGTTCTTCCTTGATGGTATTGGAGATGAAATCAGGGAGTTCCTTTCGTAATATCCGGCACACATTGGCCAGATAGCGGCGACGACTTGAGGTATTTAGATTGGTTATCTGTCCTAATCCTGTTGTTCCGGGAGATTGGCGAAAGAATCGTTCTGCCGTCAGCGAAGTGATATGGTACGGATCAGTACGCATGGAGAGTCTTCTCCAAAAGTCGAAATCTACAAGGACTTCCAGAGAGGCATCCATTCCGCCTGTCTGTTCAAAAAGAGCACGAGTATGGACAACGGTTATGCCCGGAATACAGTTGCATTCCAAGAGATCGCGGAAAGATACCTGTGGAGTATGTAGAGGGCGGCTGCGAATCTTTCTCCAGCTTTTTTCCTGTTGTTCAAGCGTGGTTTCGATCATATCCGAATAAGTCATATCCACTTGCGGCAGGTTGCGCAGGAAGAACAGGGCGTGTTCCAAGTGGTTTGGAAGCCAGATATCGTCGTCATCAAGGTAGGCAATATAACTGCCGGACGAAAGGGAAAAGGCTGTGTTTATGGCGTGTCCTTTCGAACAATGCTTTTCGTCGTGGTAGATAATCCGGCTGTCATTGTAGCCGCTCACAATATCGGCGGCACTTTCCCCGCCATCGTTGACGATGATCAGTTCCCACGAGTTGTGAGTTTGGCTTCTCACCGAGTCTACGGCGGAGGAGATCAACTCCTTTCGATTGTATGTTGCCATGAGGATCGACACCTTTTCCGGGCCAGTCGTTGAGATCTTTCCGCTCGGCGGAGTCTTTGACAATCGGACCATGGCGGATTCCAAGGCCGCGAGTTCAGAAGAGGAGCCCGTTGTCCTGTCAGAAATGGGTATGATTTCCGTATGAGTACACACGGTTTTTAGTGAAGATTCCATGGTTGTTGGGCAGACAATCAGTGAATATTGTTTCAGATCTCCAGAAGCGAGTTCTTTTTCGTTTTCTACCCAGAGGACGTTTTGGGAATAGGGTTTGGTTTTGTATCGGGTTCTGCCGACAAAGACTACGGTGATATCCACATCAAGATCGTCATGCCCCCATTCATCATTGAAATCTATGCGACAGAAATGACCCATTTGGCTGAATTTTGCGGCAAGAGCTTCGGCCTTGAGTGTGTTGGCATCCGGCTCAGCTCTATGGTCGAGAGCCGGGATTTTGATAGCTATGGACAATGGGTGGTCTGGTGTTTTGCGCTTGGACTCAAGAAAGGCGTAATTGAAATCATCTTGCGTCAACTTGTTGTACCAACGAAGATATGTGCGTTCTGTGTTGGCCTGGCAGTGCTCGAATCGACCTTCACTTTGACTTTCGAAATGGGTGACCTTGCACTCGGGGCGATAAATGATCTTTTGGTGATTTTCATGATAGCGCAGGCATAAATCTACATCCTCATGACCATTGATATAGCCCTCGTCAAAGCCGTCCATGCTCAGAAATTCTGTTTTGCGGACCGCCATACATGCGCCTGTGACTATGCGATATTCCCGACGTTCGGAAACCATCGGGTCATCGGGGCTGGCTGTATGAAAAATATGATACGGAATCCGATTTCGCCCGATGACCACCCCGGCATGTTGGACCGTTCCGTCCGCATAGAGAAGGCAGCCTCCAACCACTCCGGTGTCTCTGTTCGAATTCAACTCATCAACAAGGGGTGTAAGCCAGTTCTCATGAACTTGCGTGTCGTTGTTCAGGAAAACGACATACTCTCCTTTGCTGGCTTGAGCTCCTTGGTTGCAGGCTCGGGCAAATCCGATATTTTGTTCGTTGCGGATTGCGTTGACAGGCGGGGATTGAGTCTGCGGCAGGTTTGAAAGAAATTCGGAAGTTCTATCAGTGGAAGCATTGTCCACAAAGATGATTTCATAGGGAAAGGGCGTGCCTGTATGCTTCAGAATGGCATTCCAGCATTGCTCGGTGAGTTCCACCCGATTGAAGAGAGGGATAACGATGCTTACTGTGCATTTGGCGATTGGAATACCCTCATCGTGTTAAGATGGAAAAAACAGTATGAAGCGGCCAGATGGGGCGTAGTACAAAAAAACCCACTAGAATTGTCGATACATAAGCATCGAATGTTAGTCAAATTGCTCCCTGTTTCAGCGCATGGTTTGTTCTTTTTCGTGGC
This genomic window contains:
- a CDS encoding glycosyltransferase family 2 protein is translated as MPIAKCTVSIVIPLFNRVELTEQCWNAILKHTGTPFPYEIIFVDNASTDRTSEFLSNLPQTQSPPVNAIRNEQNIGFARACNQGAQASKGEYVVFLNNDTQVHENWLTPLVDELNSNRDTGVVGGCLLYADGTVQHAGVVIGRNRIPYHIFHTASPDDPMVSERREYRIVTGACMAVRKTEFLSMDGFDEGYINGHEDVDLCLRYHENHQKIIYRPECKVTHFESQSEGRFEHCQANTERTYLRWYNKLTQDDFNYAFLESKRKTPDHPLSIAIKIPALDHRAEPDANTLKAEALAAKFSQMGHFCRIDFNDEWGHDDLDVDITVVFVGRTRYKTKPYSQNVLWVENEKELASGDLKQYSLIVCPTTMESSLKTVCTHTEIIPISDRTTGSSSELAALESAMVRLSKTPPSGKISTTGPEKVSILMATYNRKELISSAVDSVRSQTHNSWELIIVNDGGESAADIVSGYNDSRIIYHDEKHCSKGHAINTAFSLSSGSYIAYLDDDDIWLPNHLEHALFFLRNLPQVDMTYSDMIETTLEQQEKSWRKIRSRPLHTPQVSFRDLLECNCIPGITVVHTRALFEQTGGMDASLEVLVDFDFWRRLSMRTDPYHITSLTAERFFRQSPGTTGLGQITNLNTSSRRRYLANVCRILRKELPDFISNTIKEEQNFIRRKVQALFLMSQGDYFTDIDNLKRAAASYKLAGKHSLQLSRDLMEELHHSEKGT
- a CDS encoding glycosyltransferase; this encodes MNLLIVIWNLTLGRGGRQRAGAALANDMFRRGHQCTVLVNDTKPSAPLFQLDDGIKLLHLDTSEHLKYRDKLLRHHNDPQFHENVRRQILDVAPDAILVMSSSREILMWPAILKNTGVPLIFSERTDPTFMEPFCWGSREERLAVLSTADLIHFQMEGFRPYYPEFLQKRLRAIPNQVAQATTLSDPTGKNQSPKIIINVARMDEHKHQPLLAKAFGLIATNYPDWELHFWGGEGRLAESLKQTIAKADVAEQAYVHKSTDDINEKLTHAQIFAFPSEFEGCPNALLEAMAHGLPTIGYAQCGGTNEIIVNGINGLLFDDLNPDVIAQALKTLLDDAALRESMGKAALKTSKQFSPRTVFDKYEELFIEASRFKGKTRLEGMDMTSEEALSRKELERLYSLQWI